One stretch of Nocardia mangyaensis DNA includes these proteins:
- a CDS encoding FAD-binding oxidoreductase — translation MSENISTTDDGPFALPTRTRKLTGWGRTAPTSAEVLSTSDPELIVQAVSMVAEDNDAKPAHLRRGVIARGLGRSYGDHAQNAGGLVIDMPRLNRIHRIDRDTRIVDVDGGVSLDQLMKAALPFGLWVPVLPGTRQVTIGGAIASDIHGKNHHSEGSFGNHVRSIDLLTADGSVRTISPSEDAELFWATVGGNGLTGIILRATIEMAPTETAYFLNDGVKTSTLDETIAVHSDGSEADYTYSSAWFDVMNPLPKLGRACLTRGRLAKVDELPKKLRKNPLKFDAPQLLTVPNIFPSWSANRLSLGAVGEAYYAMGGTYTGKIQNLTQFYHPLDMIAEWNRAYGPAGFLQYQFVVPTEAVEEFKRIIIDIQASGHISALNVFKLFGEGNAAPLSFPMPGWNICVDFPIRRGLNELVSDLDRRVMEFGGRLYTAKDSRTSAEAFHTMYPRIDEWIKVRRSVDPNGVFMSDMARRLELQ, via the coding sequence ATGTCCGAGAACATTTCGACCACCGACGATGGGCCGTTTGCGCTCCCTACGCGCACCCGCAAGCTCACCGGATGGGGTCGCACCGCACCCACCTCCGCCGAAGTTCTCTCGACCAGCGATCCCGAGTTGATCGTCCAGGCCGTGAGCATGGTCGCCGAGGACAACGACGCCAAGCCAGCGCACCTGCGCCGTGGCGTGATCGCGCGCGGCCTCGGCCGCTCCTACGGCGATCACGCGCAGAACGCGGGCGGCCTCGTCATCGACATGCCCCGGCTCAATCGCATCCACCGCATCGATCGCGACACGCGCATCGTCGATGTGGACGGCGGCGTGAGCCTGGACCAGCTGATGAAGGCCGCGCTACCGTTCGGCCTGTGGGTGCCCGTGCTACCCGGCACCCGTCAGGTGACCATCGGCGGCGCCATCGCCTCCGACATCCACGGCAAGAACCACCACAGCGAAGGCAGCTTCGGCAATCACGTCCGCTCGATCGATCTGCTCACCGCCGATGGGTCAGTGCGGACGATCTCGCCGAGCGAGGATGCGGAGCTGTTCTGGGCGACCGTCGGCGGCAACGGCCTGACCGGCATCATCCTGCGGGCCACCATCGAGATGGCGCCCACCGAGACCGCGTACTTCCTCAACGACGGCGTCAAGACCTCGACGCTGGACGAGACCATCGCCGTGCACAGCGACGGCAGCGAAGCCGACTACACCTACTCGAGCGCCTGGTTCGACGTGATGAACCCGCTGCCGAAGCTGGGTCGCGCCTGCCTGACCCGTGGCCGCCTGGCCAAGGTCGACGAGCTGCCCAAGAAACTGCGCAAGAATCCGCTGAAGTTCGACGCGCCGCAGCTGCTGACCGTCCCGAACATCTTCCCCAGCTGGTCGGCCAACCGGCTGTCGCTGGGCGCGGTCGGCGAGGCGTACTACGCCATGGGCGGCACCTACACCGGCAAGATCCAGAACCTGACGCAGTTCTATCACCCGCTCGACATGATCGCGGAGTGGAACCGGGCCTACGGACCCGCGGGCTTCCTGCAGTACCAGTTCGTGGTGCCGACCGAGGCCGTCGAGGAATTCAAGCGAATCATCATCGACATCCAGGCCTCCGGGCACATCTCCGCGCTGAACGTGTTCAAGCTGTTCGGCGAGGGCAACGCGGCACCGCTGAGTTTCCCGATGCCCGGCTGGAACATCTGCGTCGACTTCCCGATCCGGCGCGGCCTCAACGAGCTGGTCAGCGACCTGGACCGGCGCGTGATGGAATTCGGCGGCCGCCTCTACACCGCCAAGGACTCGCGTACCTCCGCCGAGGCGTTCCACACGATGTACCCCCGGATCGACGAGTGGATCAAGGTCCGCCGCAGCGTCGACCCGAACGGCGTTTTCATGTCCGATATGGCCAGGAGGCTGGAGCTCCAGTGA
- a CDS encoding GtrA family protein → MHGEIRGPSRSLPHVQAQPHLPLPAEIPLVDEPGGTDVDLKTQIVRFTLTGGFAAVVDFGLLTLLSNVLGVPEILAKAISFVAGTTTAYLINRRWTFNAEPSRARFIAVIALYAVTFAVQVGIYALLYYALADEWWRQPLAFVIAQGTATVINFVVQRAVIFKIK, encoded by the coding sequence ATGCATGGCGAGATACGCGGCCCGTCTCGTAGTCTTCCTCACGTGCAAGCCCAACCGCATCTGCCCCTGCCCGCCGAAATTCCCCTGGTCGACGAGCCGGGCGGGACCGATGTCGACCTCAAGACGCAGATCGTGCGGTTCACCCTCACCGGCGGATTCGCCGCCGTCGTCGACTTCGGGCTGCTCACTCTGCTGTCCAATGTGCTCGGCGTCCCGGAGATCCTGGCCAAAGCGATCAGCTTCGTCGCGGGCACGACCACCGCGTACCTGATCAACCGGCGCTGGACCTTCAACGCCGAGCCCAGCCGGGCGCGGTTCATCGCCGTGATCGCGCTGTACGCGGTGACCTTCGCGGTGCAGGTCGGGATCTACGCGCTGCTGTACTACGCGCTCGCCGACGAGTGGTGGCGCCAGCCCCTGGCGTTCGTCATCGCGCAGGGCACGGCGACCGTCATCAACTTCGTGGTGCAGCGCGCGGTGATCTTCAAGATCAAGTAG
- a CDS encoding pyridoxamine 5'-phosphate oxidase family protein: MPERNVGSDGEHELQDTLGTTERAERFYDDQVLDHLNPTMTEFVARMDMAFVSTADAHGECDASFRAGTPGFLHVIDERTIAYPEYRGNGVMASLGNILENPHVGILMIDFVRDLIGLHVNGKARMVADSELRAAVDDLPPPERGKMSQVWVVVDVEEAYIHCRKHIPQMVPVARDRREWGTDNVRAKGGDYFGVKAGKQHAPAAKAS, encoded by the coding sequence ATGCCCGAGAGAAACGTCGGAAGCGACGGAGAGCACGAGCTACAGGACACGTTGGGCACCACGGAACGGGCCGAACGCTTCTACGACGACCAGGTACTCGACCATCTCAATCCGACGATGACCGAATTCGTCGCCCGGATGGACATGGCCTTCGTCTCCACCGCGGACGCCCACGGCGAATGCGATGCCAGCTTCCGCGCCGGGACACCGGGATTCCTGCACGTGATCGACGAACGCACGATTGCGTACCCCGAGTACCGAGGTAACGGGGTGATGGCCAGCCTGGGCAACATCCTCGAGAACCCGCACGTCGGGATCCTGATGATCGACTTCGTCCGTGACCTGATCGGGCTGCACGTCAACGGTAAGGCACGCATGGTCGCCGACAGCGAGCTGCGCGCGGCCGTCGACGATCTGCCGCCCCCGGAACGGGGGAAGATGTCGCAGGTGTGGGTCGTCGTCGATGTCGAAGAGGCCTACATCCACTGCCGCAAGCACATTCCGCAGATGGTCCCGGTCGCGCGCGACCGCCGCGAGTGGGGCACCGACAACGTCAGGGCCAAGGGCGGTGACTACTTCGGCGTCAAGGCGGGCAAGCAGCACGCCCCCGCCGCCAAGGCCAGCTGA